AACTTTACTGCACGCGAGGCTGAGCATTGGCGCTTTTTCTATGCCTTCACTCAACAATCAAACATCATTGCTTTGATTTGGCTGATTTTATATGGTCTGAATAGCTTTGTAAAGCTGCCGATTGATAGATTTATTAATAACCGTTTGCTGATTACTGCTATTACTGTTTATACTTCAATTACTTTCTTTATTGTTGTGTTCGTGTTGAATCCTGTACTTGCCGGGCAATGGCAACCGCTTGAATCTTCAAGTGAGTTCTTCCTGCACAATGCAACTCCAATCGTGATGTGGTTATTTTTCTTCTTAGTACCAGGATTAGGCAAAACCAAACCAATTCAAGCTTTGTATATTCTTATCTACCCAATTATCTACTTGTTCTGTAACATCGCTATTGGTATGAACTTTACTTATCTCGATGGTAAACCGGCGTTTGCTTATGGATTTACAAATCCAGCTAACTACTCGAACATACTTTTCTTTGCCGGCTTTATTCTGGCACTGATTGGCATCTTTGCCTTATTCGGTTTAGCTTTAATGCAATTGAAGAAGAAAATTAATCGTGATTATTTTGAGATTATCGAATAATTGAAAACCGCCAAGTCCGAGGACTTGGCGGTTTTTTGTTTTTCCTTTATAAATCTTCAAGCTGCCAATCAATTGCTCCGCGACCATTAGCTTCCAAAATTGCATTTACTTGAGAAAATGGCTTGCTGCCAAAAAATCCACCATTGGCTGCAAGCGGTGATGGGTGTACACCTTTTAGTAAAGTGTGCTTAGGATTATCAATCCCTTTAGCAGCAGCAATCGCATGATTGCCCCAGAGAATAAATACAATTGGCTGCTCTGATTTATTGAGTTCTGCCAAGGCATGGTCAGTAAAGGTTGTCCAGCCAAACTTCTTATGGCTGCCGGCCTTCCCTTCTTCAACACTCCAACTGGTATTCATCATCAATACCCCTTGCTTCGCCCACGAAACAAGATAGCCATGATTTGGTGCATCAATATCCAAATCGCTTTTCAACTCTTTATAAATATTACGCAAACTCGGGGGAATCTTAACTCCAGGCTTTACTGAAAAACTTAAGCCATGCGCCTGCCCGGCACCATGATATGGATCCTGACCGATAATAACAACTTTTACCTGATCGAGCGGACACAATTCAAAGCACGAAAATAGCTCATCCTCCGGCGGATAAACCATTGCTGTTTTCCGCGCCTCATCAACTTTATTCATCAACTCAACAAAGTAATCCTGTTTTTTTTCTTGCTCCAAAAATTCATTCCAACTATTCATCAAACGTCTCCCATCTACACAATGTAGTTCTTGTATTATTATACTCTATTTGGAGAAATTTGAAAAGGCGACTTTTCCCGAAAGTCGCCTTTTTTTATTTCAGTAAAGCAAGAATATCTGCCACAATAAGTTCTGGTTCAAGACGATATCTGCGGTATAATTCTGCTTTTGGAACACTGTCGGTAAATTCCTTGATAGCACCATAATTCAGTACCTTCATGCTATCTGCACCATAGTAGCGGCTGATTTTTTCACCAAAACCACCATCCAAAATGCCGTCTTCAAGGGTAATAACTACATCATGATTCGCTTTCAGTTGATTCAGCATATCTTTATCAATACCGGTAATAAATCGCGGATTAATGAGCGTTGCGTCAATGCCTTTGGCATTGAGTGACTCTTGAACTTTTTCCCCTAAAGATAAAAAGCTGCCAAGTCCAATTATCGCTACCTTGCTGCCGGCATGCAGTTGTTCATAGGTATTCAGACTGAAGTCAAATTGTGTTTGCGGACGGTTGATTACTGCCTGTTCGGGCAAGCGCACCGCCACCGGATGCTGGTCTTGAGCGAGCGCCCACTCCATCATTGCGGTTAGTTCTTCTTGACTCGTTGGCGCCAAATATACCAAGTTAGGAATATTGCTCATCATTGCGATATCAAATACGCCCAGGTGAGTCACATCACTGCCGGAAATGGTCGCGCCTTTTATGACGATGACTGCCGGATTATTGTTGATACATAAGTCATGTGATATTTGGTCATACGTTCTTTGAATGAATGTGCTGGAATGAAATACAATTGGTTTCATTCCTTGTGAGGCCATTGCCGAAGCGAATGCGATGGAATGGGCCTCAGCAATCCCGACGTCGAAGTACTTGTCGGGGTGCTTGCTGCGGAAGCCGCCAAGACCAAGCGCGCCAGGAATGGCCGCGTTGATGGCAACAACACGGTCGTCTTGTTGCACTTTGGCTTCAAGGTAGTCCATCATTACTGATGCGTATGATGGCGTACCACTGCCGGCCGGCGACTTGCCGGTCGCCAGGTCGAATGGCGAATGCCAGTGGAAGGCTTCTTTATTAGTCGTTGCCGGCTCATAGCCGTGACCTTTTTCAGTATGCACATGTAAAACAATTGGGTGATCGATATCTTTAATTGCTTCAAAAGCAGCAATCATTGTCGCCATATCATTTCCTGCTTCTACATAACGATAATCAAAGCCGATTGCTTTAAACATGTTTTCTTCGGCAGTTCCATTGGTTTCACGTAATAAGCGCAAATTTTTATAAAGACCGCCCTGGTTTTCAGCAATTGACATCTCATTGTCATTCACTAATACAATCAAGTTCGAACCTAAAACCGCACCATTATTAAGCCCCTCAAATGCCATACCGCCGCTTAGTGAGCCATCACCAATAACTGCAATAACATTTCCTCCGGCACCATTCAAATCACGAGCTTTTGCTAATCCAGTTGCTAAGCTTACTGAGGTAGACGTATGGCCAACAGTGAAAAAGTCATGTTCACTTTCATGCTGGTTGCTATACCCGGTTACGCTATCATAATTTTCCTCATCAATAAAACCATGTTTCCGGCCGGTTACAATCTTATGCGGATAAGATTGGTGCGAAACATCCCAAACAATCTTATCGCGCGGCGAATCAAATACATAATGAAATGCTAAGGTAAACTCAACTGAAGCTAAGTTTGGACCCAAATGACCACCGTGCTTACTTACTTTAGTTAAAACTAACTGGCGAATTTCCTCGGCTAAACGTTCTAATTCCCCAACACTCAACGACTTTACATCTGTTGGTGTACTTACTTGAGATAAAATATTTTCTGTCATTATTTTCACTCTCTCTTTAAAAATCAACAGACTGCAATACTATCAAGTCTGCGCTTCTCTATCATACTACTTGAAGTGCACTCCACGTCAAGGACTTTTGTGAAAAATTAAGAAAACAGCAGACGCAGCATCTGCTGTTTTCCAAATTCTCCCGAAAAGAGCTAACATTATTGTAAGCCGTCCCATTTCTTCCCATTTTTGATGTATAATAAGGTTGAAAAATAATTTGAACTGAGGAACCCGTATGAAAAAAACGATTCTGATTGTTGATGATGATTTGGAAATTATGAATCTCATTGAACTTTATCTTGGCGATGAATATCAAGTAGTTAAATATCCTGAAGGTCTGCCGGCGCTGCGTTACATTGAGACTCATCAAGTTCACCTTGCGGTTCTTGATGTTATGTTGCCTGACATTGACGGCTTTTCGCTTTGTCAAAAAATTCGTGAGCAGTATTTCTTTCCAATTATTATGTTAACTGCCAAAATTGAAGATTTTGATCGTATTAATGGCTTGATGCTTGGTGCTGATGACTATATGACTAAGCCATTTAATCCATTAGAACTCGTAGCACGAATTAAGTCACAGCTGCGACGCATGAATCAGTATAATATCAATGCTGTGAATGAAGAGCTTTATCTTGATGGCTTGCTGATTAATAAGAGCACCCATACATGCAGCATTGATGATAAGCCATTGAATCTGACACCGCTGGAATTTGATATTCTTTGGTATTTGGCATCCAATGCCGGCGAAGTTATTTCTTCGGAAGATTTATTTGAGGCGGTTTGGAAAGAAAAATATTTAGATAACAATAACACCGTGATGACCCACATTTCGCGTATTCGCGATAAAATCGGTGAAGTGGCGTCATATAAGAAAATAATTCAAACCGTGTGGGGAGTTGGCTATAAAATTGAAAAATAAAGATAAAAAACATATTATCAGACAAATATTCCGCAAATTATTATTGCAATACTTACTGACAATTTTTGCCTTTATCGTATTATTATTTATTATGATTTTTATTGCCAGTCTCATGATTACCAGCAGAACTTGGTATGATATTGATGTCATCTATTTAATCTTACGCACGATCGCTGATAACCTTGGCTTCTTTGTCTGGCTGACAATTGCTGGTGGCATCATTATTATTTCAATCATATTTATCTATCGTGCGGTTAAATATATTGAGAGCATCTTTTGGTTTGTCGAGGAAACTGCGGAAGGCAAGCCGGCGAGTGCTTTACCTTCCGAACTCTATCAATTTGAAGACTATCTGACACCAAAACTACAACCACAAATAATTGTCGATAATGATGAAAACTTCAAAAATGCCAGTACCATTATTTACTTGGCACATGATTTAAAAACACCACTAACTTCAATTTTAGGCTACTTAACCTTATTGAAGGATGAACCGGATTTACCGGAAAAGTCACGAGCAAGCTATGTAGATATTATTATGCGTAAAGCTTTGCGTCTGGAAGAATTAATTAACGAATTCTTCGAGATGACCATCCTCAATATGAGTGAAGTCAAACTGGAGTATACTAATGTTAATTTGGAGCGCATGTTTGAACAAATTCTTTTTGAATCTGAACCTTTACTGACCGAAAAGAAATTACAATCAAACATTGCTATTGATACCTCTATCCAATTTACTTGTGACAATAATAAAATGGAACGAGTATTCACTAATTTATTGAACAATGCTATCAGTTACAGTTACCCAGATTCAACAATCACTATTGATGCTACCGAAACACCAAATAGTCTGGAAATAAACTTTACTAATCACTGTCCAACTATTCCTGCTGATGATCTTGAAAAGATCTTTGACCCTTTCTATCGCCTTGATTACTCTCGCTCAAGCCGAACCGGTAAATCCGGCATTGGTTTGTCGATTGTTAAAAAGCTTGTTGTGCTACACAATGGTACGATTGAAGCCAGCAGTGAAAATGATATTGTTACTTTCAAGTTACGTTTTCCTAAATAATTATCTGCCGAAACAGCGGTGCGCCTTGGCGCACCGCTGTTTTTCTTTTCTCCCGTAAGGGTTTCGTAAGCTTTTAGTGATGAAAATGTATGACACTATTATGGAATTCTAAAAACACTAAAATTGAGAACGCGGTACGATATAGAAAACAAGTTATTCCTTCAGGAGGTTTTTTCTATGGCCCGTAAACAATTAACCCAAATTTTCCCCTTTCTATTACCATTGCGTCAAAAGCAAAGAAAGTTATTTTATTATACAGCAATGCGTTTTGATCAGCATGAATATACTAAAGATACTAATCGCGGTGTGCCTTTTGCCAATCATGTCCATACAATCCGTTCAGAAATTGTTAATCCTGATACTGGATACGATATTAAATATCAAGAGAATAAATATTACAATTTAGAGCTTGCCAGTAATGAATTACAACAACTGCTTATTCGCCCCGGCGAAACATTTTCATTCTGGAATGCACTCCGCTATGCCGATAAATATATGCCTTATAAAGACGGATTAGTTTTGGTAAACGGTAAGATGCAAACCGAATATGGTGGCGGATTGTGCCAACTCAGTGGTATGCTATATGAACTTTTCATGCACAGTCCGCTCACTATTATTGAACGCCACAACCATCCGACTAAATCATTTGCATTGCAGACTGAATCACAAATTGAAGCGATGGATGCAACCGTCAGCGAAGGCTGGCTGGATTTAAAGGTTAAGAATGAAACTAATATGACTTTTGAACTTGCTATTGAATTCATTGATAATATTATTGCTATTGAATTGTTATCAGATACTTATCAGCCTTACGAATATAAGGTAGTCAACGAAGAGCTGACTCCTTTTATCAAAGATGGTATCCCAATGCAACACACAG
This genomic stretch from Culicoidibacter larvae harbors:
- a CDS encoding sensor histidine kinase, which codes for MKNKDKKHIIRQIFRKLLLQYLLTIFAFIVLLFIMIFIASLMITSRTWYDIDVIYLILRTIADNLGFFVWLTIAGGIIIISIIFIYRAVKYIESIFWFVEETAEGKPASALPSELYQFEDYLTPKLQPQIIVDNDENFKNASTIIYLAHDLKTPLTSILGYLTLLKDEPDLPEKSRASYVDIIMRKALRLEELINEFFEMTILNMSEVKLEYTNVNLERMFEQILFESEPLLTEKKLQSNIAIDTSIQFTCDNNKMERVFTNLLNNAISYSYPDSTITIDATETPNSLEINFTNHCPTIPADDLEKIFDPFYRLDYSRSSRTGKSGIGLSIVKKLVVLHNGTIEASSENDIVTFKLRFPK
- a CDS encoding uracil-DNA glycosylase, producing MNSWNEFLEQEKKQDYFVELMNKVDEARKTAMVYPPEDELFSCFELCPLDQVKVVIIGQDPYHGAGQAHGLSFSVKPGVKIPPSLRNIYKELKSDLDIDAPNHGYLVSWAKQGVLMMNTSWSVEEGKAGSHKKFGWTTFTDHALAELNKSEQPIVFILWGNHAIAAAKGIDNPKHTLLKGVHPSPLAANGGFFGSKPFSQVNAILEANGRGAIDWQLEDL
- a CDS encoding VanW family protein, which translates into the protein MARKQLTQIFPFLLPLRQKQRKLFYYTAMRFDQHEYTKDTNRGVPFANHVHTIRSEIVNPDTGYDIKYQENKYYNLELASNELQQLLIRPGETFSFWNALRYADKYMPYKDGLVLVNGKMQTEYGGGLCQLSGMLYELFMHSPLTIIERHNHPTKSFALQTESQIEAMDATVSEGWLDLKVKNETNMTFELAIEFIDNIIAIELLSDTYQPYEYKVVNEELTPFIKDGIPMQHTVVVVKKIDKQTQSSTEVNRVVVDYKIAQNLIESEDTQNV
- a CDS encoding 1-deoxy-D-xylulose-5-phosphate synthase translates to MTENILSQVSTPTDVKSLSVGELERLAEEIRQLVLTKVSKHGGHLGPNLASVEFTLAFHYVFDSPRDKIVWDVSHQSYPHKIVTGRKHGFIDEENYDSVTGYSNQHESEHDFFTVGHTSTSVSLATGLAKARDLNGAGGNVIAVIGDGSLSGGMAFEGLNNGAVLGSNLIVLVNDNEMSIAENQGGLYKNLRLLRETNGTAEENMFKAIGFDYRYVEAGNDMATMIAAFEAIKDIDHPIVLHVHTEKGHGYEPATTNKEAFHWHSPFDLATGKSPAGSGTPSYASVMMDYLEAKVQQDDRVVAINAAIPGALGLGGFRSKHPDKYFDVGIAEAHSIAFASAMASQGMKPIVFHSSTFIQRTYDQISHDLCINNNPAVIVIKGATISGSDVTHLGVFDIAMMSNIPNLVYLAPTSQEELTAMMEWALAQDQHPVAVRLPEQAVINRPQTQFDFSLNTYEQLHAGSKVAIIGLGSFLSLGEKVQESLNAKGIDATLINPRFITGIDKDMLNQLKANHDVVITLEDGILDGGFGEKISRYYGADSMKVLNYGAIKEFTDSVPKAELYRRYRLEPELIVADILALLK
- a CDS encoding response regulator transcription factor, which codes for MKKTILIVDDDLEIMNLIELYLGDEYQVVKYPEGLPALRYIETHQVHLAVLDVMLPDIDGFSLCQKIREQYFFPIIMLTAKIEDFDRINGLMLGADDYMTKPFNPLELVARIKSQLRRMNQYNINAVNEELYLDGLLINKSTHTCSIDDKPLNLTPLEFDILWYLASNAGEVISSEDLFEAVWKEKYLDNNNTVMTHISRIRDKIGEVASYKKIIQTVWGVGYKIEK